One segment of Ziziphus jujuba cultivar Dongzao chromosome 12, ASM3175591v1 DNA contains the following:
- the LOC107429384 gene encoding protein PIN-LIKES 2 isoform X1, translating into MISRYLTAFYQENVQSSGENVMSAIVPLMKLISLTLIGLFLAHPKTQMIPRATFKLLSKLVFALFLPCLIFTELGESITLDNFVRWWFIPVNVLISTAIGCVLGYLVVIVCRPPPQLTRFTIIMTAFGNTGNLPLAVVGSVCHSAENPFGAHCNSRGVAYVSFAQWVAVILVYTLVYHMMEPPEEYYEIVEEGVEIQEQPAVNNVSRPLLVEAEWPGIEDKETEHSKTPFIARIFKSISSVSQSALSDVDFSGEAGGGGSPRSIRCLAEPRVVRRIRIVAEQTPIKHILQPPTIASLLAIIIGTIPQLKGFFFGYDAPLLFVTDSLEILAGAMVPSVMLILGGMLAEGPNESKLGLRTTIGISVARLVLLPLLGIGVVALADKLNFLVAGDSMYRFVLLLQYTTPTAILLGAIASLRGYAVSEASALLFWQHDDRSTYSLEVLELFINRFKPNKQFRVTF; encoded by the exons ATGATATCTCGTTATCTTACTGCATTTTATCAAGAAAATGTCCAATCTAGTGGGGAAAATGTGATGAGTGCAATAGTCCCGCTGATGAAACTGATATCTCTCACTCTTATTGGACTGTTTCTTGCTCATCCGAAAACTCAAATGATTCCAAGAGCCACGTTTAAGCTTCTCAGCAAGCTTGTTTTTGCCCTTTTCCTGCCCTGCCTTATCTTTACGGAACTGGGTGAATCAATTACACTTGATAACTTTGTTCGTTGGTGGTTTATTCCAGTCAACGTATTGATTAGTACGGCAATTGGTTGCGTTCTTGGGTACTTGGTGGTGATTGTGTGTCGCCCACCGCCGCAGTTGACCAGATTTACCATTATCATGACTGCTTTTGGGAATACTGGAAATCTTCCCCTTGCTGTTGTTGGATCTGTTTGTCATAGTGCAGAAAACCCATTTGGGGCCCATTGTAATTCGAGAGGGGTTGCCTATGTTTCTTTTGCTCAGTGGGTTGCTGTAATTCTTGTTTATACCCTCGTTTATCACATGATGGAGCCTCCAGAGGAATACTATGAAATTGTTGAGGAAGGTGTTGAGATTCAGGAACAACCAGCAGTAAACAATGTTAGTAGGCCTCTACTTGTAGAAGCTGAATGGCCGGGTATTGAGGACAAAGAAACTGAGCATTCCAAGACACCCTTTATTGCTAGGATTTTCAAAAGCATCTCAAGTGTTTCACAGTCTGCTTTGTCAGATGTTGATTTCTCAGGGGAAGCTGGTGGTGGAGGCAGTCCTAGGTCCATTAGATGTTTGGCAGAGCCAAGGGTAGTCAGGAGAATTAGAATTGTTGCTGAACAAACTCCCATAAAGCACATACTTCAGCCCCCAACGATTGCTTCCCTCTTGGCCATTATTATTGGGACGATACCTCAGTTAAAAGGATTTTTCTTTGGATATGATGCTCCACTCTTGTTTGTCACTGATAGTTTAGAGATTTTAGCGGGGGCAATGGTGCCTTCTGTGATGCTTATTCTTGGAGGTATGCTTGCAGAGGGGCCAAATGAGTCTAAACTTGGACTTCGAACTACTATTGGCATAAGCGTGGCAAGGCTCGTGCTGCTTCCTCTGCTTGGAATTGGAGTTGTTGCATTAGCTGATAAGCTGAACTTTCTGGTTGCTGGTGACTCGATGTACAGATTTGTGCTCTTGCTACAGTATACAACACCAACTGCAATCTTATTGGGAGCAATTGCAAGTTTGAGGGGATATGCAGTTAGCGAGGCTTCAGCACTTCTCTTCTGGCAGCAT gatgATAGAAGCACATATTCTCTTGAAGTTCTGGAGTTGTTTATTAACAGGTTCAAGCCCAACAAACAATTCAGGGTAACATTTTGA
- the LOC107429384 gene encoding protein PIN-LIKES 2 isoform X2 yields the protein MISRYLTAFYQENVQSSGENVMSAIVPLMKLISLTLIGLFLAHPKTQMIPRATFKLLSKLVFALFLPCLIFTELGESITLDNFVRWWFIPVNVLISTAIGCVLGYLVVIVCRPPPQLTRFTIIMTAFGNTGNLPLAVVGSVCHSAENPFGAHCNSRGVAYVSFAQWVAVILVYTLVYHMMEPPEEYYEIVEEGVEIQEQPAVNNVSRPLLVEAEWPGIEDKETEHSKTPFIARIFKSISSVSQSALSDVDFSGEAGGGGSPRSIRCLAEPRVVRRIRIVAEQTPIKHILQPPTIASLLAIIIGTIPQLKGFFFGYDAPLLFVTDSLEILAGAMVPSVMLILGGMLAEGPNESKLGLRTTIGISVARLVLLPLLGIGVVALADKLNFLVAGDSMYRFVLLLQYTTPTAILLGAIASLRGYAVSEASALLFWQHVWCLFHVQLKWWLSLAFGKSLYPSE from the exons ATGATATCTCGTTATCTTACTGCATTTTATCAAGAAAATGTCCAATCTAGTGGGGAAAATGTGATGAGTGCAATAGTCCCGCTGATGAAACTGATATCTCTCACTCTTATTGGACTGTTTCTTGCTCATCCGAAAACTCAAATGATTCCAAGAGCCACGTTTAAGCTTCTCAGCAAGCTTGTTTTTGCCCTTTTCCTGCCCTGCCTTATCTTTACGGAACTGGGTGAATCAATTACACTTGATAACTTTGTTCGTTGGTGGTTTATTCCAGTCAACGTATTGATTAGTACGGCAATTGGTTGCGTTCTTGGGTACTTGGTGGTGATTGTGTGTCGCCCACCGCCGCAGTTGACCAGATTTACCATTATCATGACTGCTTTTGGGAATACTGGAAATCTTCCCCTTGCTGTTGTTGGATCTGTTTGTCATAGTGCAGAAAACCCATTTGGGGCCCATTGTAATTCGAGAGGGGTTGCCTATGTTTCTTTTGCTCAGTGGGTTGCTGTAATTCTTGTTTATACCCTCGTTTATCACATGATGGAGCCTCCAGAGGAATACTATGAAATTGTTGAGGAAGGTGTTGAGATTCAGGAACAACCAGCAGTAAACAATGTTAGTAGGCCTCTACTTGTAGAAGCTGAATGGCCGGGTATTGAGGACAAAGAAACTGAGCATTCCAAGACACCCTTTATTGCTAGGATTTTCAAAAGCATCTCAAGTGTTTCACAGTCTGCTTTGTCAGATGTTGATTTCTCAGGGGAAGCTGGTGGTGGAGGCAGTCCTAGGTCCATTAGATGTTTGGCAGAGCCAAGGGTAGTCAGGAGAATTAGAATTGTTGCTGAACAAACTCCCATAAAGCACATACTTCAGCCCCCAACGATTGCTTCCCTCTTGGCCATTATTATTGGGACGATACCTCAGTTAAAAGGATTTTTCTTTGGATATGATGCTCCACTCTTGTTTGTCACTGATAGTTTAGAGATTTTAGCGGGGGCAATGGTGCCTTCTGTGATGCTTATTCTTGGAGGTATGCTTGCAGAGGGGCCAAATGAGTCTAAACTTGGACTTCGAACTACTATTGGCATAAGCGTGGCAAGGCTCGTGCTGCTTCCTCTGCTTGGAATTGGAGTTGTTGCATTAGCTGATAAGCTGAACTTTCTGGTTGCTGGTGACTCGATGTACAGATTTGTGCTCTTGCTACAGTATACAACACCAACTGCAATCTTATTGGGAGCAATTGCAAGTTTGAGGGGATATGCAGTTAGCGAGGCTTCAGCACTTCTCTTCTGGCAGCATGT TTGGTGTCTTTTTCATGTGCAGTTAAAGTGGTGGTTGTCTCTTGCTTTCGGAAAGAGTTTATACCCCAGCGAGTAA
- the LOC107429384 gene encoding protein PIN-LIKES 2 isoform X3 produces the protein MISRYLTAFYQENVQSSGENVMSAIVPLMKLISLTLIGLFLAHPKTQMIPRATFKLLSKLVFALFLPCLIFTELGESITLDNFVRWWFIPVNVLISTAIGCVLGYLVVIVCRPPPQLTRFTIIMTAFGNTGNLPLAVVGSVCHSAENPFGAHCNSRGVAYVSFAQWVAVILVYTLVYHMMEPPEEYYEIVEEGVEIQEQPAVNNVSRPLLVEAEWPGIEDKETEHSKTPFIARIFKSISSVSQSALSDVDFSGEAGGGGSPRSIRCLAEPRVVRRIRIVAEQTPIKHILQPPTIASLLAIIIGTIPQLKGFFFGYDAPLLFVTDSLEILAGAMVPSVMLILGGMLAEGPNESKLGLRTTIGISVARLVLLPLLGIGVVALADKLNFLVAGDSMYRFVLLLQYTTPTAILLGAIASLRGYAVSEASALLFWQHVFALLSLSIYIVVYFKIIVYV, from the coding sequence ATGATATCTCGTTATCTTACTGCATTTTATCAAGAAAATGTCCAATCTAGTGGGGAAAATGTGATGAGTGCAATAGTCCCGCTGATGAAACTGATATCTCTCACTCTTATTGGACTGTTTCTTGCTCATCCGAAAACTCAAATGATTCCAAGAGCCACGTTTAAGCTTCTCAGCAAGCTTGTTTTTGCCCTTTTCCTGCCCTGCCTTATCTTTACGGAACTGGGTGAATCAATTACACTTGATAACTTTGTTCGTTGGTGGTTTATTCCAGTCAACGTATTGATTAGTACGGCAATTGGTTGCGTTCTTGGGTACTTGGTGGTGATTGTGTGTCGCCCACCGCCGCAGTTGACCAGATTTACCATTATCATGACTGCTTTTGGGAATACTGGAAATCTTCCCCTTGCTGTTGTTGGATCTGTTTGTCATAGTGCAGAAAACCCATTTGGGGCCCATTGTAATTCGAGAGGGGTTGCCTATGTTTCTTTTGCTCAGTGGGTTGCTGTAATTCTTGTTTATACCCTCGTTTATCACATGATGGAGCCTCCAGAGGAATACTATGAAATTGTTGAGGAAGGTGTTGAGATTCAGGAACAACCAGCAGTAAACAATGTTAGTAGGCCTCTACTTGTAGAAGCTGAATGGCCGGGTATTGAGGACAAAGAAACTGAGCATTCCAAGACACCCTTTATTGCTAGGATTTTCAAAAGCATCTCAAGTGTTTCACAGTCTGCTTTGTCAGATGTTGATTTCTCAGGGGAAGCTGGTGGTGGAGGCAGTCCTAGGTCCATTAGATGTTTGGCAGAGCCAAGGGTAGTCAGGAGAATTAGAATTGTTGCTGAACAAACTCCCATAAAGCACATACTTCAGCCCCCAACGATTGCTTCCCTCTTGGCCATTATTATTGGGACGATACCTCAGTTAAAAGGATTTTTCTTTGGATATGATGCTCCACTCTTGTTTGTCACTGATAGTTTAGAGATTTTAGCGGGGGCAATGGTGCCTTCTGTGATGCTTATTCTTGGAGGTATGCTTGCAGAGGGGCCAAATGAGTCTAAACTTGGACTTCGAACTACTATTGGCATAAGCGTGGCAAGGCTCGTGCTGCTTCCTCTGCTTGGAATTGGAGTTGTTGCATTAGCTGATAAGCTGAACTTTCTGGTTGCTGGTGACTCGATGTACAGATTTGTGCTCTTGCTACAGTATACAACACCAACTGCAATCTTATTGGGAGCAATTGCAAGTTTGAGGGGATATGCAGTTAGCGAGGCTTCAGCACTTCTCTTCTGGCAGCATGTGTTTGCGCTTTTGTCCCTTTCTATCTATATTGTTGTCTACTTCAAAATAATTGTATATGTTTGA
- the LOC107429384 gene encoding protein PIN-LIKES 2 isoform X4 gives MISRYLTAFYQENVQSSGENVMSAIVPLMKLISLTLIGLFLAHPKTQMIPRATFKLLSKLVFALFLPCLIFTELGESITLDNFVRWWFIPVNVLISTAIGCVLGYLVVIVCRPPPQLTRFTIIMTAFGNTGNLPLAVVGSVCHSAENPFGAHCNSRGVAYVSFAQWVAVILVYTLVYHMMEPPEEYYEIVEEGVEIQEQPAVNNVSRPLLVEAEWPGIEDKETEHSKTPFIARIFKSISSVSQSALSDVDFSGEAGGGGSPRSIRCLAEPRVVRRIRIVAEQTPIKHILQPPTIASLLAIIIGTIPQLKGFFFGYDAPLLFVTDSLEILAGAMVPSVMLILGGMLAEGPNESKLGLRTTIGISVARLVLLPLLGIGVVALADKLNFLVAGDSMYRFVLLLQYTTPTAILLGAIASLRGYAVSEASALLFWQHLKWWLSLAFGKSLYPSE, from the exons ATGATATCTCGTTATCTTACTGCATTTTATCAAGAAAATGTCCAATCTAGTGGGGAAAATGTGATGAGTGCAATAGTCCCGCTGATGAAACTGATATCTCTCACTCTTATTGGACTGTTTCTTGCTCATCCGAAAACTCAAATGATTCCAAGAGCCACGTTTAAGCTTCTCAGCAAGCTTGTTTTTGCCCTTTTCCTGCCCTGCCTTATCTTTACGGAACTGGGTGAATCAATTACACTTGATAACTTTGTTCGTTGGTGGTTTATTCCAGTCAACGTATTGATTAGTACGGCAATTGGTTGCGTTCTTGGGTACTTGGTGGTGATTGTGTGTCGCCCACCGCCGCAGTTGACCAGATTTACCATTATCATGACTGCTTTTGGGAATACTGGAAATCTTCCCCTTGCTGTTGTTGGATCTGTTTGTCATAGTGCAGAAAACCCATTTGGGGCCCATTGTAATTCGAGAGGGGTTGCCTATGTTTCTTTTGCTCAGTGGGTTGCTGTAATTCTTGTTTATACCCTCGTTTATCACATGATGGAGCCTCCAGAGGAATACTATGAAATTGTTGAGGAAGGTGTTGAGATTCAGGAACAACCAGCAGTAAACAATGTTAGTAGGCCTCTACTTGTAGAAGCTGAATGGCCGGGTATTGAGGACAAAGAAACTGAGCATTCCAAGACACCCTTTATTGCTAGGATTTTCAAAAGCATCTCAAGTGTTTCACAGTCTGCTTTGTCAGATGTTGATTTCTCAGGGGAAGCTGGTGGTGGAGGCAGTCCTAGGTCCATTAGATGTTTGGCAGAGCCAAGGGTAGTCAGGAGAATTAGAATTGTTGCTGAACAAACTCCCATAAAGCACATACTTCAGCCCCCAACGATTGCTTCCCTCTTGGCCATTATTATTGGGACGATACCTCAGTTAAAAGGATTTTTCTTTGGATATGATGCTCCACTCTTGTTTGTCACTGATAGTTTAGAGATTTTAGCGGGGGCAATGGTGCCTTCTGTGATGCTTATTCTTGGAGGTATGCTTGCAGAGGGGCCAAATGAGTCTAAACTTGGACTTCGAACTACTATTGGCATAAGCGTGGCAAGGCTCGTGCTGCTTCCTCTGCTTGGAATTGGAGTTGTTGCATTAGCTGATAAGCTGAACTTTCTGGTTGCTGGTGACTCGATGTACAGATTTGTGCTCTTGCTACAGTATACAACACCAACTGCAATCTTATTGGGAGCAATTGCAAGTTTGAGGGGATATGCAGTTAGCGAGGCTTCAGCACTTCTCTTCTGGCAGCAT TTAAAGTGGTGGTTGTCTCTTGCTTTCGGAAAGAGTTTATACCCCAGCGAGTAA